In Syntrophobacterales bacterium, a genomic segment contains:
- a CDS encoding acetate--CoA ligase family protein: MNKKSLGDRQAEQSLNNLSEFESAKLLAGYGIPTAKAMLAHDWEAVKRAGKTIGYPVVLKLSSSEISHKTEKGVVAVDLHNEAELGLAFNRIREASAIAKPEYLVQEMVKGGRELVVGMVRDAQFGPCVMFGLGGIFTEILGDVVFRPAPLSERDAAAMLQEIKGNKILDLVRGMPAVNRESLLGCLMAVGKIGLERADIMAIDINPLIVRQGEPVAVDALVVLRQI, translated from the coding sequence ATGAATAAGAAAAGCCTTGGCGACAGGCAAGCGGAACAAAGCTTGAATAATCTTTCCGAGTTCGAAAGCGCAAAGCTTCTGGCGGGCTATGGCATTCCGACAGCGAAGGCGATGCTGGCACACGATTGGGAGGCGGTCAAAAGGGCGGGAAAAACTATCGGCTATCCCGTTGTTTTGAAGCTCTCTTCCTCCGAGATAAGTCATAAAACCGAAAAAGGGGTCGTAGCGGTTGACCTGCATAATGAGGCTGAGCTGGGGCTTGCCTTTAACCGGATACGGGAGGCATCAGCAATAGCCAAACCGGAATATCTCGTCCAGGAGATGGTTAAGGGGGGTCGGGAACTGGTGGTGGGAATGGTCCGGGATGCCCAGTTCGGCCCCTGTGTCATGTTTGGGTTGGGGGGAATTTTTACGGAGATTCTCGGCGACGTCGTTTTTCGGCCGGCGCCGCTCAGCGAAAGGGACGCGGCGGCGATGCTGCAGGAGATAAAAGGCAACAAAATTCTTGACCTGGTCAGGGGAATGCCGGCGGTGAACAGGGAGTCGTTGCTCGGCTGCCTGATGGCGGTCGGCAAAATCGGGCTGGAACGGGCCGACATCATGGCGATTGATATCAATCCGCTGATCGTCAGGCAAGGCGAACCGGTGGCGGTTGATGCGCTGGTGGTGCTGCGGCAGATTTAA
- a CDS encoding DUF3786 domain-containing protein, whose translation MIEEELWLELENVSPQEVAVRAIAEYYENNGTFAINVFNKRYVVDVKKRLIVEPENTKKSGLLDEILLHYLSHAQDVPLSNNLISPNQLTDGSFFFRASHELPLPKLADKYGSDPNKFIEKGLQLGGERADFGDAAVRLRLFPRVPLIFALWKKDEEFDSEVRVILDSSVEQQMSLYGVFLALLYSIGRMLAD comes from the coding sequence ATGATCGAGGAAGAACTTTGGCTGGAATTGGAAAACGTCTCCCCGCAAGAGGTGGCTGTTCGCGCCATAGCTGAATATTATGAGAATAATGGAACGTTTGCAATCAATGTTTTCAATAAAAGGTATGTCGTTGACGTAAAGAAAAGGTTAATTGTCGAACCTGAAAACACTAAAAAATCAGGTCTGTTAGACGAGATACTTCTGCACTACCTGTCCCACGCGCAGGATGTTCCGCTGAGCAATAATCTGATTTCTCCCAATCAGTTGACTGACGGCAGCTTTTTCTTCCGGGCGAGTCATGAACTGCCCCTGCCGAAGCTCGCCGATAAATATGGCTCTGACCCCAATAAATTTATTGAGAAGGGCCTCCAGTTGGGGGGTGAAAGGGCAGATTTCGGCGATGCCGCCGTAAGGCTGCGGCTCTTTCCGCGGGTGCCGCTCATCTTTGCCCTCTGGAAGAAGGACGAGGAATTCGACAGCGAGGTCCGCGTGATTCTCGACAGCAGCGTCGAACAGCAGATGAGCCTCTATGGCGTATTTCTGGCGCTGCTTTACTCTATCGGAAGAATGCTCGCCGATTGA